The following proteins are encoded in a genomic region of Ostrea edulis chromosome 7, xbOstEdul1.1, whole genome shotgun sequence:
- the LOC125654299 gene encoding probable glutathione S-transferase 9 — protein MACYKLHYFAVRGRGELIRMLFILAKVDFQDIRVNEGGVDEWEEYRHGTPTGELPFLEVDGKQLTQSLTIARYLARKFGLAGDTNWEQALVEQIVDTCDDLRAENAKIIHERDESKLKYLKSKMTEEVLPKFQNRLTRFLQQHGDRYFVGSKITLADLAVHEVFTTFLQNDPSILDEHNSLTEHRRLVEQHPNLREYILNRPYSVV, from the exons ATGGCCTGCTATAAGTTACACTACTTTGCCGTGAGGGGACGGGGGGAACTGATCAGAATGTTGTTCATACTCGCCAAAGTGGATTTTCAGGACATTCGCGTAAACGAAGGCGGTGTGGATGAATGGGAGGAGTATAGGCACG GCACCCCAACAGGTGAGCTTCCTTTCCTGGAGGTCGATGGAAAACAGCTGACGCAAAGTCTCACCATAGCACGATATTTAGCGCGCAAGTTTG GGTTGGCCGGAGATACAAACTGGGAGCAGGCACTAGTGGAACAGATTGTGGACACATGTGACGACCTGAGAGCGGAAAACGCCAAAATCATCCACGAAAGAGACGAAAGCAAACTG AAATACCTTAAATCAAAGATGACAGAAGAAGTCTTACCGAAGTTCCAAAATAGACTCACCAGATTTCTACAACAGCATGGTGACAGATACTTTGTTGGATCGAAG ATCACACTGGCGGATCTAGCGGTACACGAAGTGTTCACGACTTTCCTTCAGAATGATCCCTCTATTCTGGATGAACACAACAGCCTAACAGAACACCGACGGTTGGTGGAACAACATCCAAACCTTCGTGAATATATCTTAAACCGACCTTACTCTGTCGTGTAA
- the LOC130048722 gene encoding uncharacterized protein LOC130048722, with translation MYNGSSSCVINNGQSSEWFSVKTGVRQGCVMSGFLFIIAVDWVMKNTSNGKRTGIRWKFINQLEHLDYADDIALLSTKHQHLQEKTERLCKHAESIGLRINTNKTKVLRIKNKETNHITIKGRNVEDVDTFTYLNAIVNNRRHQAQTEFSQECICNA, from the coding sequence ATGTACAATGGTAGTAGTAGCTGTGTCATCAACAATGGACAGTCATCAGAATGGTTTTCAGTCAAAACTGGAGTCAGACAGGGATGTGTGATGTCAGGTTTCCTTTTTATAATTGCTGTGGACTGGGTTATGAAGAATACCAGCAACGGAAAGAGAACAGGCATCAGATGGAAGTTTATCAACCAGCTAGAACACCTTGATTACGCTGATGATATTGCCCTCTTATCTACTAAGCACCAACACCTGCAGGAAAAGACCGAAAGATTGTGTAAACATGCTGAAAGTATTGGTCTCCGGATCAACACGAACAAGACCAAGGTGTTGAGAATTAAAAACAAGGAAACAAATCATATCACAATCAAGGGAAGAAACGTTGAGGATGTGGACACTTTCACATACCTTAATGCTATTGTCAACAACAGAAGACATCAAGCACAGACTGAGTTTAGCCAGGAATGCATTTGCAATGCTTAA